In one Neobacillus sp. WH10 genomic region, the following are encoded:
- the dnaG gene encoding DNA primase → MADRIAEEKIDQIRQAVDIVEVISDYVQLKKQGRNYFGLCPFHGESTPSFSVSPDKQIFHCFGCGAGGNVFSFLMELEGISFQEAAIKLAAKVNIDLEINLSSAHGGKKVSNELQSMLDAHELLRKFYHHLLVNTKEGQHALEYLLERGFTRESIDKFQIGYSLNSWDFVCKFLSKREFSPECMEKAGLIIKRERDGTFFDRFRDRIMFPIFDRHGNTIAFSGRSLGAEEPKYLNSPETAIFNKSKILYNYQLAKPSIKKLQHAVLFEGFADCIAADRSGVENGIATMGTSLTDEHIALLRQSVQSVTICYDSDKAGIEAAYRAGNHLHGAGFKIKVAMMADGQDPDEYIKKDGADKFRNEVIGGSLTWMAFKFLYFRRGKNLQNEGDRLAYIEVIIKEISQLNKAVERDHYLRQLAAEFSLSLDALKQQQMQLFFAEKRKSNGKNESFHKPLVTTKPVEELKPAHYMAERCLIAHMLKNRDVTYKVQELLAGNTFNNDEHQAIITYLLGFYEDHLEPESSAFLTYIQDDNLRRMVANIEMMSINDEVSNQELTDYIKQVLNYQKLLKIKEKEVELKEAERQSDFGKAAAIGIEINQLRKLL, encoded by the coding sequence ATGGCAGACCGTATTGCCGAAGAAAAGATTGACCAAATTCGTCAGGCTGTTGATATTGTCGAGGTAATCAGCGATTATGTTCAACTGAAAAAACAGGGGCGAAATTACTTCGGATTATGTCCATTCCATGGTGAAAGCACCCCATCATTTTCAGTGTCACCTGACAAACAAATTTTCCATTGCTTTGGCTGCGGAGCTGGGGGAAATGTATTTTCCTTTTTAATGGAGCTAGAAGGAATATCATTCCAAGAGGCAGCCATTAAATTAGCAGCGAAGGTAAATATCGACCTAGAAATTAATTTATCTTCAGCACATGGTGGAAAAAAAGTTTCCAATGAGCTTCAATCCATGCTTGATGCTCACGAGCTATTACGGAAATTTTACCATCATTTACTAGTAAATACAAAAGAAGGTCAGCATGCATTAGAGTATTTACTGGAAAGAGGCTTTACCCGAGAATCGATTGATAAGTTTCAAATTGGTTATTCATTAAATTCATGGGATTTTGTTTGTAAATTCCTTTCTAAAAGGGAATTTTCACCTGAATGTATGGAGAAAGCCGGATTAATTATCAAACGAGAAAGGGATGGGACGTTTTTCGATCGATTTAGAGATCGAATTATGTTTCCCATTTTTGACCGGCATGGTAATACGATTGCTTTTTCAGGGAGATCACTAGGGGCTGAAGAGCCAAAATATTTAAATAGTCCCGAAACAGCAATCTTTAATAAAAGTAAAATTTTATATAATTATCAGTTGGCTAAGCCAAGTATCAAAAAATTGCAGCATGCTGTTTTATTTGAGGGTTTTGCTGATTGTATTGCAGCAGATCGATCAGGAGTGGAGAATGGTATTGCCACAATGGGGACATCCTTGACAGATGAACATATAGCCCTTTTGCGTCAAAGCGTTCAATCCGTTACTATCTGTTATGATTCAGATAAAGCAGGCATAGAAGCTGCTTACCGTGCAGGTAACCATCTTCATGGAGCGGGTTTTAAAATTAAGGTAGCCATGATGGCTGATGGACAGGATCCTGATGAATATATCAAAAAAGATGGTGCTGATAAATTCCGTAATGAAGTGATTGGTGGAAGTTTAACCTGGATGGCGTTTAAATTTCTTTATTTTCGAAGGGGAAAAAATCTTCAGAATGAAGGAGATCGGCTTGCATATATCGAAGTGATAATTAAAGAAATCAGCCAATTGAATAAAGCTGTTGAAAGGGATCATTATTTAAGGCAGCTTGCAGCGGAATTTTCGCTTTCGTTAGATGCTTTAAAGCAGCAGCAAATGCAGCTTTTCTTTGCTGAAAAAAGAAAGTCAAATGGAAAAAATGAGTCTTTTCACAAACCTTTGGTAACCACAAAGCCGGTGGAGGAATTAAAGCCCGCACATTATATGGCAGAGAGATGTTTAATTGCCCATATGCTTAAAAATCGTGATGTGACTTATAAGGTTCAGGAATTACTCGCAGGGAATACGTTTAATAATGATGAACATCAGGCAATAATAACATATCTGTTAGGATTTTATGAAGATCATTTGGAACCAGAAAGTAGTGCTTTTTTAACCTATATTCAAGATGATAATCTTAGAAGAATGGTTGCTAACATTGAAATGATGTCGATAAATGATGAGGTAAGCAACCAAGAATTAACTGATTATATCAAACAGGTGTTGAATTATCAAAAATTGTTAAAAATAAAAGAAAAAGAAGTGGAACTAAAAGAAGCAGAGCGGCAAAGTGACTTTGGAAAGGCTGCTGCAATTGGTATTGAAATCAATCAATTACGTAAATTACTTTAA
- a CDS encoding DUF188 domain-containing protein, which translates to MPAIFVDADSCPVKKEIVEIASKFSVEVFFIASYDHHVKDISTYATWKYVDSGKEAADLHIMNHAGNGDIVITQDIGLASTLLLKGVHVISPKGVVFEESGIQTALDLRFLNAMARRRGVYGKGPKPFLSEDRARFMTKLTKILSKFAGI; encoded by the coding sequence ATACCGGCTATTTTTGTCGATGCAGATTCTTGCCCCGTCAAAAAGGAGATTGTCGAAATTGCTTCCAAATTTTCCGTTGAAGTTTTTTTTATTGCTTCCTATGATCATCATGTGAAAGACATAAGTACATATGCTACTTGGAAATATGTTGATTCAGGAAAGGAAGCCGCGGACTTACACATTATGAACCATGCGGGTAATGGAGATATTGTCATAACGCAGGATATCGGACTTGCATCCACATTACTGCTAAAGGGCGTTCATGTTATATCCCCAAAGGGAGTTGTATTTGAGGAAAGTGGAATTCAGACTGCCCTTGATTTACGGTTCTTAAATGCTATGGCAAGGAGAAGGGGAGTCTACGGAAAAGGACCAAAGCCTTTTCTATCCGAGGATCGAGCAAGATTTATGACAAAATTAACGAAAATTTTGTCGAAATTTGCAGGAATTTAA
- a CDS encoding pyruvate, water dikinase regulatory protein, with protein sequence MSLPIIYVVSDSVGETAELVTKAAISQFNGSGMILKRFPYVEDKEHIDEVLSLVSHDKGMVAFTLVKPEMRTYLKERAEEERIIAVDLIGPVMDQLQIYSGKTPLCEPGLVRKLDEDYFKKVEAIEFAVKYDDGRDPRGLLKADIVLIGVSRTSKTPLSQYLAHKRLKVANVPLVPEVDPPEELYQVPIEKCFGLKISPEKLNNIRRERLISLGLNDQASYANIDRIREELSFFENIVKKINCPVIDVTNKAVEETANVILNYIQKGRS encoded by the coding sequence ATGAGTTTGCCTATCATTTATGTTGTATCTGATTCAGTTGGGGAGACAGCAGAATTAGTTACAAAAGCGGCGATTAGCCAATTTAATGGTTCTGGTATGATATTAAAAAGATTTCCGTATGTTGAGGATAAGGAACATATCGATGAAGTGTTATCACTTGTTTCGCATGATAAAGGGATGGTGGCCTTCACATTAGTCAAACCAGAAATGCGTACATATTTAAAGGAAAGAGCAGAAGAGGAAAGAATCATTGCTGTTGATTTAATTGGCCCAGTAATGGACCAACTTCAGATTTATAGCGGGAAAACACCTTTATGTGAACCAGGCCTTGTGAGGAAGCTTGATGAGGATTATTTTAAAAAGGTAGAAGCCATCGAGTTTGCGGTAAAATATGATGATGGGCGTGATCCAAGAGGGCTTTTAAAGGCAGATATAGTATTAATCGGGGTGTCCAGAACCTCCAAGACGCCTTTATCACAGTACTTGGCACATAAACGTTTAAAAGTGGCAAATGTTCCTCTTGTCCCTGAAGTGGATCCGCCAGAAGAACTTTATCAGGTTCCCATCGAGAAATGCTTTGGATTGAAAATAAGTCCTGAAAAGTTAAACAATATTAGACGGGAGCGATTGATTTCTTTAGGATTAAATGATCAAGCAAGTTATGCAAATATTGATCGGATAAGAGAAGAGTTATCTTTTTTTGAAAATATCGTAAAGAAAATAAATTGTCCGGTTATAGATGTGACTAACAAGGCGGTAGAGGAAACAGCAAATGTCATCTTAAATTATATTCAAAAGGGCAGATCCTAA
- a CDS encoding helix-turn-helix transcriptional regulator, translating into MVRTIELTKRQEHILQIVKENGPITGEQIADQLSLTRATLRPDLAILTMAGFLDARPRVGYFYTGKSGAQLLTENLQKIFVKDYQSIPVVVNENVSVYDAICTMFLEDVGTLFVVDQNSSLVGVLSRKDLLRASIGKQELSSIPVNIIMTRMPNITMCEREDLLIDIAKKLIEKQIDALPVVKKSEKGYEVIGRVTKTNITKAFVSLGDE; encoded by the coding sequence GTGGTGAGGACAATCGAACTGACTAAACGCCAAGAACATATTTTGCAAATAGTGAAAGAAAATGGTCCAATAACGGGAGAACAAATTGCGGATCAATTAAGCTTGACTAGGGCGACGTTAAGACCCGATCTTGCAATATTAACGATGGCTGGTTTTCTAGATGCAAGACCTCGTGTCGGGTATTTTTATACGGGGAAATCGGGAGCACAGTTATTGACGGAAAATCTGCAGAAAATCTTTGTCAAAGATTATCAGTCCATTCCTGTAGTCGTAAATGAAAATGTTTCTGTTTACGATGCTATTTGCACGATGTTCCTTGAGGATGTAGGAACATTATTTGTCGTTGATCAAAACTCCAGCCTCGTCGGGGTTCTTTCAAGAAAGGATTTGCTGAGAGCAAGTATTGGAAAACAGGAGCTTTCAAGTATACCTGTCAATATTATAATGACAAGAATGCCAAACATAACTATGTGTGAACGGGAAGATTTATTAATCGATATTGCAAAGAAATTAATAGAAAAACAAATTGATGCCTTGCCGGTTGTTAAAAAATCAGAAAAAGGTTATGAGGTAATTGGCAGAGTCACGAAAACAAACATCACAAAAGCCTTTGTTTCATTAGGTGATGAGTAA
- a CDS encoding glycine--tRNA ligase: MNVTMDQIVSHAKHRGFIFPGSEIYGGLANTWDYGPLGVEFKNNIKAAWWRKFVQESPYNVGLDASILMNPRTWEASGHIGNFNDPMIDCKNCKARHRADKLIENALDDKGMEMIVDGLPFEKMEELIEEHHITCPDCGSHDFTGIRQFNLMFKTFQGVTESSTNEIFLRPETAQGIFVNFKNVQRTMRKKLPFGIAQIGKSFRNEITPGNFTFRTREFEQMELEFFCKPGEELKWFDYWKGFAKEWLLSLGLTKENLRLRDHSEDELSHYSNATTDFEFKFPFGWGELWGIASRTDYDLKQHMEFSGEDFHYLDPETNEKYVPFCIEPSLGADRVTLAFLIDAYDEEELEDGTTRTVMHFHPALAPFKAAILPLSKKLSDEAKEVFATLSKYFTVDYDEAGSIGKRYRRHDEIGTPFCITYDFDSKEDNMVTVRDRDTMEQKRISITELVSFLQEKIVF; the protein is encoded by the coding sequence ATGAATGTAACTATGGATCAAATTGTTTCTCATGCAAAGCACAGAGGATTTATTTTTCCGGGTTCTGAAATTTATGGAGGGCTTGCAAACACTTGGGATTACGGTCCTTTAGGCGTAGAATTTAAAAACAATATAAAGGCAGCTTGGTGGAGGAAATTCGTTCAAGAGTCCCCTTACAATGTTGGGTTGGATGCAAGCATCCTGATGAACCCCCGTACATGGGAAGCATCTGGGCATATCGGTAACTTTAATGACCCAATGATTGACTGTAAAAATTGTAAAGCTCGTCATCGCGCTGACAAATTAATTGAAAATGCTCTTGATGATAAAGGGATGGAAATGATTGTTGATGGATTGCCATTCGAAAAAATGGAAGAGTTGATCGAAGAACATCATATAACCTGCCCTGACTGTGGCAGCCATGACTTTACTGGAATCCGTCAGTTCAATTTGATGTTTAAAACTTTCCAAGGCGTAACAGAATCTAGCACCAATGAAATTTTTCTTCGACCTGAAACAGCTCAGGGTATTTTCGTTAACTTTAAAAATGTGCAGCGTACGATGAGAAAGAAATTGCCTTTTGGTATCGCTCAAATCGGAAAAAGCTTCCGTAATGAAATTACACCTGGTAACTTTACGTTCCGTACAAGAGAGTTCGAACAAATGGAACTTGAATTTTTCTGTAAGCCAGGTGAAGAACTAAAATGGTTTGACTATTGGAAGGGTTTTGCCAAAGAATGGTTATTATCATTGGGCCTTACAAAAGAAAACCTAAGGCTGCGCGATCACTCCGAAGATGAACTTTCGCACTATAGTAATGCGACTACTGATTTTGAATTTAAGTTCCCATTTGGCTGGGGGGAATTATGGGGTATTGCTTCGAGAACGGATTATGATTTGAAACAGCATATGGAGTTTTCAGGTGAGGATTTCCATTACCTTGATCCTGAAACGAATGAGAAGTATGTACCATTCTGTATTGAACCATCACTTGGTGCTGACCGGGTTACCCTCGCATTTTTAATTGATGCCTATGATGAGGAGGAGCTTGAAGATGGTACGACAAGAACGGTGATGCATTTCCACCCAGCCCTGGCACCATTTAAAGCAGCTATACTTCCTTTATCGAAAAAGCTGTCTGATGAGGCAAAAGAGGTTTTTGCTACTTTATCAAAATATTTCACAGTTGATTATGATGAAGCTGGTTCTATCGGTAAACGTTATCGCCGCCATGATGAAATTGGAACACCATTCTGTATTACTTATGATTTTGATTCAAAAGAAGACAACATGGTTACCGTTAGAGATCGGGATACAATGGAACAGAAACGAATCTCAATTACAGAACTGGTCAGCTTTTTACAAGAAAAAATAGTATTTTAA
- the recO gene encoding DNA repair protein RecO produces MLQKCEGIVIRTTDYGETNKIVTLYTREWGKVGIMARGAKKPNSRLSSITQLFTHGYFLVQRGSGLGSLQQGEINTSMRSIGEDIFLTAYASYIVELTDKCTEEKKPNPFHFELLYQTLNYMNEGYDPNILMNIYEMKMLNVMGLYPILNQCSVCGSTDGHFSFSIREGGFICHRCLDKDPYHFKISPASVNLLRLFYYFDLSRLGTISVKDETKEELKKVITAYYEEYSGLHLKTKKFLNSMDHFRNLL; encoded by the coding sequence ATGCTTCAGAAGTGCGAAGGCATCGTCATTAGAACAACAGATTATGGTGAAACTAATAAAATTGTAACCTTATATACAAGGGAATGGGGAAAGGTTGGCATTATGGCACGGGGAGCTAAAAAGCCAAACAGTCGTCTTTCCTCCATTACACAGCTTTTTACACATGGATATTTTCTCGTACAAAGAGGTTCCGGCTTAGGAAGCCTGCAGCAAGGAGAAATCAATACCTCCATGCGCTCAATTGGTGAAGACATCTTTTTAACTGCTTATGCCAGTTATATTGTTGAATTAACCGATAAATGTACAGAAGAAAAAAAACCAAACCCGTTTCATTTTGAGTTGCTTTATCAAACATTGAATTATATGAATGAGGGCTATGATCCAAATATTCTTATGAATATTTATGAAATGAAAATGTTAAATGTAATGGGCTTATATCCAATCCTAAATCAATGTTCCGTTTGCGGCAGTACAGACGGACATTTTTCTTTTTCGATTCGTGAAGGCGGGTTTATTTGTCACCGATGCCTGGATAAGGATCCGTACCATTTTAAAATATCACCAGCCTCGGTTAATTTATTACGGCTATTTTATTATTTTGATCTTTCAAGGTTAGGAACTATTTCCGTTAAAGACGAAACGAAGGAAGAATTAAAAAAAGTAATTACTGCCTACTATGAAGAGTATTCAGGTCTTCATCTTAAAACTAAGAAATTTCTTAATTCCATGGATCATTTTCGCAACCTCTTATAA
- a CDS encoding YqzL family protein: protein MMDFTWKVFLQTGNIDTYLLFKELEKENQEIPGNQNEDLAQIDFPVS, encoded by the coding sequence ATGATGGATTTTACGTGGAAAGTATTCCTTCAAACAGGTAATATTGACACATATCTTCTCTTCAAAGAGCTTGAGAAGGAAAACCAAGAAATACCCGGAAATCAGAATGAAGATCTAGCACAAATCGATTTTCCCGTTTCATAA
- the era gene encoding GTPase Era, producing MLNNGVKNGYKSGFISIIGRPNVGKSTFLNRVIGQKIAIMSDKPQTTRNKIQGVLSLSDAQMIFIDTPGIHKPKHKLGDFMMKVAQNTLKEVDLILFMVNAEEGFGRGEEFILEKFQTVNTPIFLVINKIDQIHPDDLLPIIESYKEKYSFKEIVPISALEGNNVERLLDQIKSFLPEGPQYYPADQVTDHPERFIITELIREKALHLTREEIPHSLAVVLDKMERREGKDIIHVMATVIVERDSQKGIIIGKQGSMLKEIGKRARVDIENLLGSKVFLELWVKVQKDWRNKMSQLRDYGFNEDEY from the coding sequence ATGTTAAATAATGGGGTTAAAAACGGATATAAATCAGGGTTTATTTCCATTATTGGCCGGCCAAATGTGGGGAAATCTACATTCCTTAATCGAGTAATTGGTCAGAAAATTGCCATTATGAGTGATAAACCGCAAACAACTCGAAACAAAATTCAAGGTGTGTTATCACTTTCTGACGCTCAAATGATTTTTATTGATACACCAGGTATCCATAAACCAAAACATAAACTGGGCGACTTTATGATGAAGGTAGCTCAAAATACGCTAAAAGAAGTTGATTTAATTTTATTTATGGTAAATGCCGAGGAAGGATTTGGACGTGGGGAAGAATTTATTCTTGAAAAATTTCAAACAGTAAATACCCCTATCTTTTTAGTGATTAATAAAATTGATCAAATCCATCCAGATGATCTGTTGCCGATTATTGAATCATATAAAGAAAAATATTCCTTTAAAGAAATTGTGCCAATTTCTGCACTTGAAGGGAATAATGTCGAACGTTTATTAGATCAAATTAAATCCTTCTTACCAGAGGGGCCGCAATATTATCCTGCTGACCAGGTGACCGATCATCCAGAAAGGTTTATCATTACTGAGCTGATTAGAGAAAAAGCCCTGCATTTAACAAGAGAAGAAATTCCACATTCATTGGCTGTTGTGCTGGACAAAATGGAACGACGTGAGGGTAAAGATATTATTCATGTTATGGCAACTGTGATAGTAGAGCGAGATTCACAAAAGGGGATTATTATTGGGAAACAAGGAAGTATGCTAAAAGAAATTGGAAAACGAGCTCGTGTAGATATTGAAAATCTCCTTGGATCAAAAGTATTTTTAGAGCTTTGGGTTAAAGTCCAGAAGGATTGGCGCAATAAGATGTCCCAGCTTCGTGATTATGGCTTCAATGAAGATGAATACTAA
- a CDS encoding cytidine deaminase, whose translation MNIEQLIEEAKKAREKAYVPYSKFGVGAALLTTDGKIYHGCNIENAAYSMCNCAERTALFKAYSEGDRDFQMLAVIADTERPCSPCGACRQVISELCPSDMKVVLTNLQGDIQEITVKDLLPGAFSPEDLHVK comes from the coding sequence GTGAACATCGAACAATTAATTGAAGAAGCAAAAAAGGCAAGAGAAAAAGCCTATGTTCCTTATTCCAAGTTTGGAGTAGGAGCAGCATTGTTAACAACAGATGGAAAAATATATCATGGCTGTAATATTGAAAATGCCGCCTACAGTATGTGCAACTGTGCAGAACGTACAGCTCTTTTTAAGGCCTACTCAGAAGGTGATCGGGATTTTCAAATGTTAGCCGTTATTGCCGATACAGAACGTCCGTGTTCTCCTTGTGGCGCATGCCGACAAGTAATTTCAGAATTATGTCCGAGCGATATGAAGGTGGTTTTAACAAACCTGCAAGGAGATATTCAAGAAATTACTGTAAAAGATTTATTGCCTGGTGCTTTTTCGCCGGAGGATTTACATGTTAAATAA
- a CDS encoding diacylglycerol kinase family protein: protein MSMDSQDKSFPLISSFSFAFSGILLALRTERNMRIHFISSIFVLLVSFYFSITKIEWVFILFAIGGMFALELLNTAIERVVDLVTAEYHPLAKQAKDLAAGAVLIYAALSVVIGIVIFLPYVLNLF from the coding sequence ATGAGTATGGACTCACAAGATAAGTCTTTCCCATTAATAAGCTCATTTTCGTTTGCCTTCTCAGGGATCCTATTGGCACTTAGGACGGAAAGGAACATGAGGATCCATTTTATAAGCTCGATTTTTGTGTTACTTGTTTCCTTTTACTTTTCGATTACAAAAATAGAGTGGGTATTCATCCTTTTTGCTATTGGGGGGATGTTTGCCTTAGAATTATTGAATACTGCAATCGAACGAGTGGTGGATCTTGTTACGGCAGAGTATCATCCGCTTGCAAAACAAGCGAAGGATTTGGCGGCTGGAGCTGTCTTAATTTATGCTGCTCTTTCAGTTGTAATTGGAATTGTCATCTTTTTACCGTATGTTTTAAATCTGTTTTAG
- the ybeY gene encoding rRNA maturation RNase YbeY: protein MTLLIDCIDETNELSEQQILEIERLINFAAKKQEIEERSEVSITFVSNERIQEINREYRDKDMPTDVISFAMEELGEGEMELTGVQMPRVLGDIIISVPKTKEQAMEYGHSFIRELGFLAVHGFLHLLGYDHMTEAEEKEMFTLQKEILNEYGLTR from the coding sequence ATGACGTTACTTATTGATTGTATTGATGAAACAAATGAATTATCAGAGCAGCAAATACTTGAAATCGAAAGGTTAATCAATTTTGCTGCAAAAAAACAAGAGATTGAAGAGCGCAGTGAAGTTTCCATAACGTTTGTTTCGAATGAAAGAATTCAGGAGATTAACCGAGAATATCGAGATAAGGATATGCCAACAGATGTTATCTCTTTTGCAATGGAAGAGCTTGGTGAAGGGGAAATGGAATTAACTGGAGTTCAAATGCCTCGTGTTCTGGGTGATATTATTATTTCTGTTCCGAAAACAAAAGAACAAGCTATGGAATATGGTCATTCCTTTATACGTGAGCTGGGTTTTCTAGCAGTTCACGGGTTTCTGCATTTGTTAGGTTATGATCACATGACTGAGGCTGAGGAAAAGGAAATGTTCACACTGCAAAAGGAAATATTAAATGAGTATGGACTCACAAGATAA
- a CDS encoding HD family phosphohydrolase: protein MDKLQHHFIRIRKLLDITFFQILFFLVLGIVLFGSMYSNVKPEKLDLSLFSVAEKTIRSPGTVEDKKSTENKRKEAINQVQPVYVLKNEYTQNRVDLITSIFQAAVEVNNEIKEEMKKQEEVSADGKTAKEEPSVTDKVTRLKAKLTANVSKDLSNQVFSSLVQSSNDELSIAKDLTVTAINNVMTKRISSDEVENAKKRVEEELKYTTLNDNLKLAAIDLGRYAVIQNEFYDPNATEELRQQAAESVEPVKILQGQIIVEEGKLINQDIYRQLKLVGLLNNDKSFKPFIGLVVLITIILSAIYYYFYQMKSHPEKRQTFLLLFGIIFILTISIMKIISVLQIFSFAGIGYIFPAAMGGMLIKILVDEKLAILMSIIMAVCGSILFNEGVTGTLNFSEGIYILFSALAAILFLNTQNHRTKILQAGTFAAIVNVLTICALMFLPNGQFSGIEYGYYLITALVSGISSAVLTIGLLPFFEASFGILSTMRLIELSNPNHPLLRKILMEAPGTYHHSVMVANLAESACEAIGANGLLARVGSYYHDIGKTKRPNFFIENQMHHDNPHDRLPPDKSANIIIAHVTDGSAILKKYHMPKEIIDIAEQHHGTTLLKFFYHKALQDDPDIRDEEFRYPGPKAQTKESAVVGIADSVEAAVRSLSQPTPELIESLVKKIVADRLQDGQLNECDITIKEIETVSHTLCETLKGIFHSRIEYPEMTKTKKVKQA, encoded by the coding sequence TTGGATAAACTACAGCATCATTTCATACGGATACGAAAGTTACTCGATATTACTTTTTTTCAGATATTATTTTTTCTTGTACTTGGGATTGTCCTCTTTGGATCCATGTATAGTAATGTAAAACCTGAAAAATTGGATTTAAGTTTGTTTTCGGTTGCTGAAAAAACGATTCGATCCCCTGGAACAGTAGAGGATAAGAAAAGTACTGAAAATAAGCGTAAAGAAGCCATCAACCAGGTGCAGCCCGTCTATGTATTGAAAAATGAGTATACGCAAAATCGGGTTGATTTAATTACCTCTATTTTTCAAGCAGCGGTAGAGGTAAATAATGAAATAAAAGAAGAAATGAAGAAGCAGGAGGAAGTATCTGCTGATGGTAAGACGGCGAAAGAGGAACCGAGTGTCACTGATAAAGTGACAAGATTAAAAGCTAAATTGACGGCAAATGTTTCAAAGGATCTCTCAAATCAAGTTTTTTCTTCTTTAGTCCAATCCAGTAATGATGAATTGTCGATTGCAAAGGATTTAACAGTTACAGCGATTAACAATGTTATGACAAAAAGAATTTCATCTGATGAAGTAGAAAATGCTAAAAAAAGGGTCGAAGAAGAATTAAAATATACAACTTTAAATGATAATTTAAAATTGGCTGCAATTGACCTAGGCAGATACGCTGTCATTCAAAATGAATTTTATGATCCTAATGCAACAGAAGAACTCAGGCAGCAGGCGGCAGAAAGCGTAGAACCTGTAAAAATCCTTCAAGGGCAAATTATTGTCGAGGAAGGTAAGTTAATTAATCAAGATATTTATCGGCAATTAAAACTGGTCGGTCTATTAAATAATGATAAATCTTTTAAACCATTTATTGGATTGGTTGTGCTGATCACCATCATTCTTTCAGCGATTTATTATTATTTTTATCAAATGAAGTCCCATCCTGAGAAACGGCAAACGTTCTTGTTATTGTTTGGGATCATTTTCATTCTCACCATTTCCATTATGAAAATTATTAGTGTGCTGCAAATATTTAGTTTTGCTGGTATCGGTTATATTTTTCCTGCTGCAATGGGAGGAATGTTAATTAAGATTTTAGTTGATGAAAAACTGGCAATTCTTATGTCGATCATTATGGCGGTTTGTGGGAGCATTTTATTTAACGAAGGGGTTACTGGGACACTCAATTTTTCTGAAGGAATTTATATCCTATTCAGTGCCTTAGCAGCTATCCTATTTTTGAACACACAAAATCATCGTACAAAGATTTTACAAGCTGGAACATTTGCTGCGATTGTCAATGTATTGACAATATGTGCGTTAATGTTTTTGCCAAATGGGCAGTTTTCAGGGATAGAATATGGTTATTACCTTATTACCGCCCTTGTTTCTGGAATTAGTTCTGCTGTTTTAACCATTGGATTACTTCCTTTCTTTGAGGCTAGTTTTGGAATTCTTTCGACGATGAGGCTTATAGAGCTTTCGAATCCTAACCATCCGCTTCTCAGAAAAATTTTAATGGAAGCTCCAGGAACCTATCATCATAGCGTTATGGTAGCCAATTTAGCTGAATCTGCCTGTGAGGCTATTGGAGCTAATGGGCTTTTGGCTCGAGTTGGTAGCTATTATCATGATATCGGGAAAACTAAAAGACCAAACTTTTTTATTGAAAACCAAATGCATCATGATAATCCCCATGATCGCCTGCCGCCCGACAAAAGTGCGAATATTATTATTGCACATGTCACAGACGGGTCTGCTATTTTAAAGAAATATCATATGCCTAAAGAAATTATTGATATTGCCGAGCAGCATCATGGGACAACATTGCTAAAATTTTTTTACCATAAAGCACTTCAAGATGATCCTGATATAAGGGACGAGGAGTTTCGATATCCCGGCCCGAAGGCACAGACAAAGGAGTCTGCTGTGGTTGGGATTGCTGATAGTGTCGAGGCAGCAGTACGCTCTTTATCTCAGCCAACACCAGAATTAATTGAATCTCTCGTTAAGAAAATTGTGGCTGACCGACTGCAGGATGGTCAATTAAATGAATGTGATATTACAATCAAGGAAATTGAAACCGTTTCTCACACGCTATGTGAGACATTAAAGGGAATCTTTCACTCGAGAATTGAGTACCCTGAAATGACTAAGACAAAGAAGGTGAAGCAAGCATGA